From Aquificaceae bacterium, a single genomic window includes:
- the rpsJ gene encoding 30S ribosomal protein S10 translates to MEQELIRIKLRSYDHRLLDQYVKQIIDTVKRTGGVVKGPIPLPVRKRRWVVLRSPHKFDQSREHFEMREHRRILDITRATSQTIESLRDLTLPAGVDVELIIGR, encoded by the coding sequence ATGGAGCAGGAACTTATAAGGATAAAACTCAGGTCCTATGACCACAGGCTTCTTGACCAGTATGTGAAACAGATAATAGATACTGTCAAGAGGACAGGTGGTGTGGTGAAGGGTCCCATACCTCTTCCGGTGAGAAAAAGAAGGTGGGTGGTGCTCAGGTCTCCTCACAAGTTTGACCAGTCAAGAGAGCACTTTGAAATGAGAGAGCACAGAAGGATACTGGACATAACCAGGGCAACCTCTCAGACAATTGAGTCTCTGAGAGATTTAACCCTTCCGGCAGGGGTTGATGTGGAGCTAATAATAGGGAGATAG
- the rplC gene encoding 50S ribosomal protein L3 has protein sequence MAIGLIGKKAGMTRVFLKDGTAVPATVIEIKPNYITAIKTQEKDGYSALQVGAFEDGEKHLTKPELGHLKKAGKILRRLKEFRVESVGEYQVGQELRVEEVFQPGDLVDVVGRSKGRGFAGTMKRWDFGGFPKSHGHRYHRAVGSIGNRSDPGRVWKSKRMAGHWGNEPIRVQSLLVLDVLPEHNALVVKGSVPGPNGGVVFVEKSTIANRRSQRLKLNRIKGMTESLVKGEVS, from the coding sequence ATGGCGATAGGTCTTATAGGTAAAAAGGCGGGAATGACAAGAGTTTTTCTCAAGGATGGCACAGCCGTGCCTGCCACGGTCATAGAGATAAAGCCCAACTACATCACTGCCATAAAGACTCAAGAGAAGGATGGATACAGCGCCCTTCAGGTGGGTGCCTTTGAGGATGGTGAAAAGCATCTTACAAAGCCAGAGCTGGGACACCTCAAAAAGGCTGGCAAAATCCTGAGAAGACTGAAAGAATTCAGGGTTGAATCTGTTGGAGAATACCAGGTGGGTCAGGAGTTAAGAGTGGAGGAAGTATTTCAACCTGGGGACCTTGTGGATGTGGTTGGCAGGAGCAAAGGAAGAGGCTTTGCCGGCACCATGAAAAGATGGGACTTTGGCGGTTTTCCCAAATCCCATGGACACAGATATCACAGGGCAGTTGGTTCCATAGGAAACAGGTCAGACCCTGGTAGGGTGTGGAAGAGTAAGAGGATGGCTGGACACTGGGGCAACGAGCCCATAAGGGTGCAGTCCCTGCTGGTGCTTGATGTTCTGCCTGAGCACAACGCTCTTGTGGTAAAGGGTTCGGTGCCCGGACCCAATGGAGGAGTGGTCTTTGTGGAGAAAAGCACCATAGCAAACAGAAGGTCTCAGAGGCTCAAGCTTAACAGGATAAAGGGTATGACGGAAAGCCTTGTGAAAGGAGAGGTCTCATGA
- the rplP gene encoding 50S ribosomal protein L16, which produces MSFLAPKKTKFRKTQRGTLKGKALRGNRVSFGEYGIQALESCWLTQRQIEAGRIALVRALRKGAKVWIQVFPDKPYTKKPNEVRMGGGKGDPEGFVAVVRPGRILYEFSGVPEEVAEEAHRLVDAKLPIKTRLVRAGGIK; this is translated from the coding sequence ATGTCTTTTCTTGCTCCAAAGAAGACAAAGTTTAGAAAAACACAGAGAGGAACGCTGAAAGGAAAGGCCCTGAGAGGCAACAGGGTCTCTTTTGGTGAGTATGGAATACAGGCCCTTGAGTCCTGCTGGCTCACCCAGAGGCAGATAGAGGCTGGAAGGATAGCTCTCGTGAGGGCTCTAAGAAAGGGTGCAAAGGTATGGATACAGGTATTCCCGGACAAACCCTACACCAAAAAACCCAATGAGGTTCGTATGGGTGGTGGAAAGGGTGACCCTGAAGGTTTTGTGGCCGTTGTAAGACCGGGGAGGATACTGTATGAATTTTCTGGAGTTCCGGAAGAGGTTGCGGAGGAAGCTCACAGACTTGTGGATGCAAAGCTTCCTATAAAGACAAGACTTGTAAGGGCTGGAGGTATAAAGTGA
- the rplW gene encoding 50S ribosomal protein L23, with amino-acid sequence MKRPEEVIIRPIITEKSNRLMEDHKKYTFEVAMDATKHEIRHAIEKLFGVKVVKVNTIIVKPRKKRVIGKFRRYGYTRAYKKAIVTIPPDKEIDLTGV; translated from the coding sequence ATGAAAAGGCCAGAGGAAGTCATCATAAGACCCATAATAACGGAGAAAAGCAACAGACTCATGGAAGACCACAAAAAATACACCTTTGAAGTGGCTATGGATGCCACAAAGCACGAAATAAGGCATGCCATAGAAAAGCTCTTTGGGGTAAAAGTTGTTAAGGTAAACACCATAATAGTAAAGCCAAGGAAGAAAAGAGTCATAGGAAAGTTCAGGAGGTATGGTTATACAAGGGCTTATAAGAAGGCCATAGTTACCATACCGCCTGATAAGGAAATAGACCTGACAGGAGTGTAA
- the rpsC gene encoding 30S ribosomal protein S3, whose translation MGQKTHPIGFRVGVIRDWNSKWFAGKRDYTQLLHEDIRIKEYIKKRYASAGISKVVVERMADKVKVRVLASRPGIIIGRKGAEVEQLKKDIEYITRGKDVVITVDEVRVPELDAQLVAEEIALQIERRVSHRRAMKRAIDNAFKAGAKGVKVQVKGRIGGAELARAEWFLVGRMPLQTLRADIDYGYAVAQTKYGVLGIKVWIYKGDVLKGGKEEIVKKIEEDLKKAEKEV comes from the coding sequence ATGGGTCAAAAAACTCATCCCATAGGCTTCAGAGTGGGAGTTATAAGGGACTGGAACTCCAAATGGTTTGCAGGCAAAAGGGATTACACACAGCTGCTACATGAGGACATAAGGATAAAGGAATACATAAAGAAGAGATATGCCTCTGCCGGCATATCCAAGGTGGTTGTGGAAAGGATGGCAGACAAGGTAAAGGTGAGAGTCCTCGCCTCAAGGCCAGGTATCATAATAGGAAGGAAAGGGGCAGAGGTAGAACAGCTCAAAAAAGACATAGAGTATATAACAAGGGGTAAGGATGTGGTTATAACGGTGGATGAAGTCCGGGTGCCAGAGCTAGATGCCCAGCTTGTGGCGGAAGAGATTGCACTTCAGATAGAAAGAAGGGTGTCTCACAGAAGGGCTATGAAGAGGGCAATAGACAACGCCTTCAAGGCTGGGGCAAAGGGTGTCAAGGTACAGGTTAAAGGTCGTATTGGGGGTGCTGAGCTGGCGAGGGCTGAATGGTTCCTTGTGGGAAGGATGCCCCTTCAGACCCTCAGAGCAGACATAGATTACGGATATGCGGTAGCTCAGACAAAGTATGGCGTGCTTGGAATAAAGGTGTGGATATACAAGGGAGATGTGCTTAAGGGCGGTAAAGAGGAAATAGTAAAGAAGATAGAAGAGGACCTGAAAAAGGCTGAGAAGGAGGTTTAA
- a CDS encoding EF-Tu/IF-2/RF-3 family GTPase, which yields PQREADKPFLMPIEDVFTISGRGTVVTGRVERGVLKPGEEVEIVGLREEPLKTVATSIEMFRKILDEALPGDNVGVLLRGVGKDDVERGQVLAKPGTVKPHRKFRAQVYVLSKEEGGRHTPFFLNYRPQFYFRTADVTGTVVKLPEGQEMVMPGDNVEIEVELVKPVAMEEQLRFAIREGGRTVGAGVVTKIIE from the coding sequence CGCCACAGAGGGAAGCGGACAAACCCTTCCTCATGCCCATAGAGGACGTGTTTACCATATCAGGGCGTGGAACAGTGGTGACTGGGAGAGTGGAGAGAGGGGTATTAAAGCCGGGAGAGGAAGTGGAGATAGTGGGGCTGAGAGAGGAGCCACTCAAGACAGTGGCCACATCCATAGAGATGTTCAGGAAGATACTTGATGAGGCGCTACCGGGGGACAACGTGGGAGTGCTGCTGAGGGGAGTGGGCAAGGACGATGTGGAGAGGGGGCAGGTGTTGGCGAAGCCTGGGACAGTCAAGCCTCACAGGAAGTTCAGGGCGCAGGTATACGTGCTTAGCAAGGAGGAAGGTGGAAGGCATACACCCTTTTTCCTCAACTACAGGCCACAGTTTTACTTCAGGACGGCTGATGTGACTGGGACGGTGGTAAAACTTCCTGAGGGTCAGGAGATGGTGATGCCGGGTGACAATGTGGAGATAGAGGTGGAGCTAGTCAAGCCTGTGGCTATGGAGGAGCAGCTCAGGTTTGCCATAAGAGAGGGTGGAAGGACTGTGGGTGCTGGTGTGGTCACTAAGATTATTGAGTGA
- the rplB gene encoding 50S ribosomal protein L2, which yields MGVRKLKPVTNGQRHAVLYDFSEVTKSEPEKSLIVHWHRAKGRSRQQGKITSRGRGGGNKRRYRLIDFKRDKSLVPAKVVAIEYDPNRSARIALLQYADGEKRYILWPEGLRVGDSVLSISYEDAEAGKELPEIKVGNALPLKYMPVGTVVHNVELHPGKGGQIARSAGMSAQILGKVGDYVQLRMPSGEIRLVHQRCMATVGVVGLAEHELVKYGKAGRYRWLGWRPKVRGTATNPVDHPHGGGEGKTKGKHPESPWGWKTKGYKTRRGKKYSDNFILVSRKGKPLRGGVK from the coding sequence ATGGGTGTAAGGAAGTTAAAACCTGTTACCAATGGACAGAGACATGCGGTTCTTTACGACTTTTCTGAGGTCACAAAATCAGAGCCGGAAAAGTCCCTTATAGTCCACTGGCACAGGGCTAAGGGAAGGTCCCGTCAGCAGGGCAAGATAACTTCAAGGGGCAGGGGAGGTGGCAACAAGAGGAGATACAGGCTCATCGACTTCAAGAGGGATAAAAGCCTTGTTCCTGCAAAGGTGGTTGCCATAGAATACGATCCCAACAGGTCTGCACGCATAGCCTTGCTCCAGTATGCGGACGGTGAAAAGAGATACATTCTCTGGCCTGAGGGTCTCAGGGTAGGCGACAGCGTCCTGTCCATATCTTACGAGGATGCGGAAGCCGGAAAGGAGCTTCCAGAGATAAAGGTGGGCAACGCACTCCCTCTCAAGTATATGCCTGTGGGAACGGTTGTTCACAATGTGGAGCTCCATCCCGGAAAGGGTGGTCAGATAGCAAGGTCTGCCGGCATGTCTGCCCAGATACTGGGTAAGGTGGGGGACTATGTGCAGCTCAGAATGCCCTCTGGCGAGATAAGGCTTGTTCATCAGAGATGCATGGCCACCGTTGGTGTGGTAGGTCTTGCGGAGCATGAGCTCGTAAAATACGGAAAGGCTGGAAGATACAGATGGCTGGGCTGGAGGCCAAAAGTGAGGGGAACTGCCACCAACCCGGTGGACCATCCTCATGGTGGTGGTGAAGGAAAAACGAAGGGTAAACACCCCGAATCACCTTGGGGCTGGAAGACAAAGGGCTACAAGACAAGAAGAGGTAAGAAGTATTCTGACAACTTCATACTGGTCTCAAGAAAGGGCAAGCCTCTCAGAGGAGGTGTGAAATAA
- the rplV gene encoding 50S ribosomal protein L22, which translates to MEARAVLRYARVSPTKARQVLRIIQGMKAGEALYQLRFIPKKSARIVEGILKSALANAEQKGMDLEKLYIQKAVADEGPMYKKWMPRAHGRATMLRKRTSHITLVLQEKEEE; encoded by the coding sequence ATGGAAGCAAGGGCAGTTTTGAGGTATGCCAGGGTTTCACCCACAAAGGCGAGGCAGGTGCTCAGAATCATTCAGGGTATGAAGGCAGGAGAAGCTCTGTATCAGCTCAGGTTCATACCAAAAAAGTCTGCAAGGATAGTGGAAGGAATTCTCAAGAGTGCTCTGGCCAATGCTGAGCAGAAGGGTATGGACCTTGAAAAGCTTTACATTCAAAAGGCGGTTGCCGATGAGGGCCCCATGTATAAAAAGTGGATGCCAAGGGCTCATGGAAGGGCAACCATGCTCAGAAAGAGAACCTCTCACATAACCCTTGTGCTTCAGGAAAAGGAGGAAGAATAA
- the rplD gene encoding 50S ribosomal protein L4, with translation MKVLQMELKPEVFGVEVNRHVLWEVVKWQLASRRQGTHSTKTRGEVAYSGRKLLPQKGTGNARHGDRGANIFVGGGVAHGPKPRDYYYALPKKVRRLGLKMALSLKAKENNLLVVDSLDLGDVPRTKKAVELLKKLGIDGEKVLVVLPQKEEVAYKSFRNLPYVRVLPVEGLNVYDMLWADKLLLTAQSLEKIYERLAS, from the coding sequence ATGAAGGTGCTTCAGATGGAGCTAAAGCCTGAAGTCTTTGGTGTGGAAGTTAACAGGCATGTGCTGTGGGAAGTGGTAAAGTGGCAACTTGCCAGCAGAAGACAGGGAACACACAGCACGAAGACAAGGGGTGAAGTGGCCTACAGCGGGAGGAAACTTCTTCCCCAGAAGGGCACAGGTAATGCGAGGCACGGAGACAGGGGTGCAAACATATTCGTTGGTGGTGGTGTGGCCCACGGACCAAAGCCCAGAGATTACTACTACGCTCTTCCCAAAAAGGTGAGAAGACTGGGGCTCAAAATGGCTCTCAGTCTGAAGGCAAAGGAGAACAACCTGCTGGTGGTGGATAGCCTTGACCTCGGAGATGTGCCAAGGACTAAAAAGGCGGTAGAGCTTCTGAAAAAGCTCGGCATAGATGGAGAAAAGGTGCTGGTGGTGCTGCCACAGAAGGAGGAAGTTGCTTACAAATCCTTCAGAAACCTGCCCTATGTGAGGGTTCTGCCCGTTGAGGGTCTGAATGTTTACGACATGCTCTGGGCGGACAAGCTTTTGCTTACCGCTCAGTCCCTGGAAAAGATTTATGAGAGGTTGGCATCATGA